In Maridesulfovibrio sp., the following proteins share a genomic window:
- a CDS encoding thioredoxin domain-containing protein, whose translation MNSETTEGDSMLKRIILILSVVVLFSGCANKQKFNDQLRGAIRENPQIILDALDENSVALLAILDKGIQKREALKRLSKFEGEINNPAQPKILDERILLGNADAPVTIVEYSDFLCPFCSKGANVVSKLATEQPDKYRLLFKHLPLHNNSRELALIYEAVARIDKNKAYKFHNLVFAQQKALYEDKTGAVLKNILKEINIDHARLQESVNSAQVREFLIDDGQEAKKFKINGTPTFLVNGVAIRGYVPVERFEETVNYILKKEKEKAVRVEDGEICEDCLNQM comes from the coding sequence ATGAATTCTGAAACCACTGAAGGTGATTCTATGCTCAAGCGAATTATTCTTATTTTGTCGGTTGTTGTTTTATTTTCAGGTTGTGCGAACAAACAGAAATTTAATGATCAGTTGAGGGGTGCCATACGCGAAAATCCGCAAATCATACTTGATGCCCTTGATGAAAACAGTGTCGCTTTGCTGGCAATACTTGATAAAGGTATCCAAAAACGGGAAGCGCTGAAGCGGCTAAGCAAGTTTGAGGGGGAGATAAATAATCCTGCGCAGCCGAAAATATTGGATGAGCGGATATTGCTGGGCAATGCAGACGCCCCGGTTACTATTGTAGAATATTCAGATTTCTTGTGTCCCTTTTGCAGCAAGGGGGCAAACGTGGTCAGCAAGCTGGCAACTGAACAGCCTGACAAATACAGACTTCTTTTCAAGCACCTTCCTTTGCATAATAATTCCCGCGAATTGGCTCTGATCTACGAAGCTGTTGCCCGGATAGATAAAAATAAGGCTTACAAGTTTCATAATCTGGTTTTTGCTCAGCAGAAGGCTCTTTATGAAGATAAGACCGGAGCCGTGCTTAAAAACATTCTCAAGGAAATAAATATTGACCATGCCCGGCTTCAGGAATCTGTTAATTCTGCGCAGGTACGTGAATTTCTGATTGATGACGGGCAGGAGGCCAAGAAATTCAAGATAAATGGAACTCCCACATTTCTTGTAAACGGCGTGGCGATACGGGGGTACGTTCCGGTCGAACGGTTCGAAGAAACGGTGAATTATATTTTGAAGAAAGAAAAGGAAAAGGCAGTGCGGGTAGAGGATGGAGAGATCTGCGAAGATTGTTTAAACCAGATGTAG
- a CDS encoding secretin N-terminal domain-containing protein, protein MMKFKRSIRSFAILITICAFSVASGGISFAAPVAKNRIEINFRQTDIMAVLEFYSHLMGKTFIPNHQLTGPVTVISPKPVTQLEALQLLYSVLDMKGYTLVQQGGYYKVVSKSEAVHEGLNVDAISIGGDQMVTEVIVLEYLKSADVIADFKQILSPEGSIFSGKSNNYIVFTDTAANVRKLKTLISHIDKPGSLPTSRTYSLQYIEAQTVAPLLTKLYTQQAASIGQGTVEILAMAETNSLIVLAPESVHKDIEKIVNKLDVRTMQVSIKAYLVEVTLTDETKLGFEWMFNTNADGTDLKGALDFGQIFGTAGIANAAQEALKFSIVNSDSFKMMMHFFASDDNARVVSAPHIVALDNQKASISVGTEIPILKLTQTSMTSQQNVIKTYDHRKFGMQLDITPTIAENRDVTLKIDQTLSSLQTDDTDPDKWQSTDRAASTTVLVKDAQTLVIGGLMSANADLKKKGAPYLRDTPILGPLFGTQEDQVAKSELLLFLTPYVIATPDEADEMSGLRKSQSPMSVDEFGLIFDL, encoded by the coding sequence ATGATGAAATTTAAACGGAGCATACGAAGTTTTGCCATCCTGATAACGATCTGCGCTTTTTCTGTTGCATCGGGCGGAATTTCCTTTGCCGCACCTGTCGCTAAAAACAGGATTGAGATCAATTTCAGGCAGACGGATATTATGGCTGTGCTGGAATTTTATTCACACCTGATGGGTAAGACCTTTATCCCAAACCATCAGCTTACCGGACCGGTAACGGTGATTTCCCCGAAGCCGGTAACTCAGCTTGAAGCTTTGCAGCTGCTCTATTCTGTCTTGGATATGAAAGGGTACACTCTGGTGCAGCAGGGGGGATATTACAAGGTTGTTTCTAAAAGCGAAGCTGTGCATGAAGGTCTGAATGTGGATGCCATATCCATCGGCGGGGACCAGATGGTAACGGAAGTTATTGTACTTGAGTATCTCAAGTCTGCTGATGTTATTGCAGATTTTAAGCAGATATTGTCGCCTGAGGGTTCAATTTTCTCCGGAAAATCGAATAACTACATTGTCTTTACGGACACGGCAGCCAATGTCCGGAAATTGAAAACTTTGATCAGCCATATTGATAAACCCGGATCACTGCCGACTTCCAGAACATATTCCCTGCAATACATTGAGGCCCAGACCGTAGCTCCGCTGCTGACCAAACTATACACACAGCAGGCGGCGAGTATCGGGCAGGGAACCGTTGAAATTCTGGCTATGGCAGAGACTAATTCCCTGATCGTTCTGGCCCCTGAAAGCGTCCACAAGGATATTGAAAAAATCGTGAACAAGCTTGATGTGCGGACCATGCAGGTTTCAATTAAAGCCTATCTGGTGGAGGTTACCCTCACTGATGAGACCAAGCTCGGTTTTGAGTGGATGTTCAACACTAACGCGGACGGCACGGATCTTAAGGGGGCCTTGGATTTCGGACAGATTTTCGGAACCGCCGGAATCGCCAATGCAGCGCAGGAGGCGCTTAAGTTTTCCATTGTTAATTCTGATAGTTTTAAGATGATGATGCATTTTTTTGCCTCGGACGATAATGCGCGTGTTGTTTCGGCGCCGCATATAGTTGCACTTGATAACCAGAAGGCAAGCATTTCTGTCGGCACTGAAATTCCCATTCTTAAGCTGACGCAGACTTCAATGACTTCACAGCAGAATGTGATCAAGACCTATGACCACCGTAAGTTCGGCATGCAGCTGGATATAACACCGACAATCGCCGAAAACCGGGATGTGACTCTCAAAATCGACCAGACCCTGTCCAGTCTGCAAACCGATGATACAGACCCGGACAAATGGCAGTCTACAGACCGTGCAGCTTCAACAACCGTACTGGTAAAGGATGCCCAGACGCTGGTCATCGGCGGGTTGATGAGTGCTAATGCCGATCTGAAGAAGAAAGGAGCACCATATCTGCGTGATACTCCTATACTGGGGCCGCTTTTCGGTACTCAGGAAGATCAGGTCGCCAAGTCTGAACTTCTGCTCTTCCTGACTCCGTACGTAATTGCCACCCCGGATGAAGCTGACGAGATGAGCGGTCTGCGTAAATCTCAGAGTCCCATGTCTGTAGATGAGTTCGGTCTGATTTTCGACCTTTAG
- the cooS gene encoding anaerobic carbon-monoxide dehydrogenase catalytic subunit, producing MAREPKPVDELTIWDDAKAMIKKGRAEGIETVHERMAMQTPHCKFCELGTTCRNCTMGPCRISAKMPRGVCGADADVVVARNFGRFIAGGAAGHSDHGRDLIEVLEAIVEGEAPDYKITDEAKLIRLAAEVGIETEGRELLAVAEDLMECCFADFGSRKKEVAFLSRVPEVRREKWAKLGMTPRGIDREIAEMMHRTHMGCDNDAPNTLIHAARTALADGWGGSMIGTELSDVIFGTPTPRMSTANLGIIKENKVNLLVHGHNPVVSEMILAAARDPELVARAKELGAEGINVGGLCCTGNELLMRQGIPMAGNHLMTELAILTGAVEAIVVDYQCIMPSLVQISGCYHTKFIDTADKARFTGGIHFDFQPRTAMQQAKEIVSIAVEAYAERDAGRVDIPCEPVEIMTGFSNEAIIEALGGSFTPLVEAIAAGKIRGAVGIVGCNNPKIKQDSLNVGLAKELIKRDILVLATGCVTTAAGKAGLLVPEAIEMAGPGLKEVCGALGIPPVLHYGSCVDNSRILQLCAAIANELNVDISDLPVGASSPEWYSEKAAAIGLYAVASGIYTHLGHPPNILGSETVTNIAVSGLEDLVGATFFIEQDPVKTAEMFDERIKAKRKGLGLPE from the coding sequence ATGGCGAGAGAACCGAAACCGGTTGATGAACTTACTATTTGGGATGATGCCAAGGCCATGATCAAAAAAGGCCGGGCGGAAGGTATCGAGACAGTGCATGAGCGCATGGCCATGCAGACCCCCCATTGTAAGTTCTGCGAACTCGGAACCACCTGCCGTAACTGTACCATGGGGCCCTGCCGCATCAGTGCAAAAATGCCGCGAGGCGTTTGCGGAGCAGACGCTGATGTTGTTGTTGCCCGTAACTTCGGACGTTTTATTGCCGGTGGGGCGGCAGGTCATTCCGACCATGGCCGTGACCTCATTGAAGTCCTTGAGGCTATCGTGGAAGGAGAAGCACCGGATTACAAAATTACCGATGAAGCAAAGTTGATCCGTTTGGCGGCTGAAGTAGGCATTGAAACCGAAGGTCGTGAGCTTCTGGCCGTGGCCGAAGATCTCATGGAATGCTGCTTCGCGGACTTCGGTTCCCGCAAGAAAGAGGTGGCTTTCCTGTCCCGTGTTCCTGAAGTGCGCAGGGAGAAATGGGCCAAACTCGGCATGACTCCCCGCGGCATTGACCGTGAGATTGCGGAAATGATGCACCGTACCCACATGGGGTGCGATAACGACGCTCCCAACACACTTATACATGCCGCACGCACAGCTCTGGCAGACGGCTGGGGCGGTTCCATGATCGGGACCGAGCTTTCTGACGTAATTTTCGGAACTCCGACCCCCAGAATGTCCACTGCCAACCTCGGAATAATCAAAGAGAACAAGGTCAACCTGCTTGTGCATGGGCACAATCCGGTTGTTTCCGAAATGATTCTGGCTGCTGCCCGCGATCCTGAACTTGTGGCACGGGCCAAGGAGCTCGGCGCAGAAGGAATTAATGTCGGCGGACTTTGCTGTACCGGTAACGAACTGCTTATGCGTCAGGGTATTCCCATGGCCGGTAACCACCTGATGACTGAGCTTGCTATCCTGACCGGGGCAGTTGAAGCTATCGTAGTTGATTACCAGTGCATCATGCCGTCACTCGTGCAGATTTCCGGATGCTACCACACCAAGTTCATAGATACTGCCGATAAAGCCCGCTTCACCGGTGGCATCCATTTCGACTTCCAGCCTCGCACTGCCATGCAGCAGGCTAAAGAGATCGTTTCCATAGCTGTTGAAGCATATGCAGAACGCGATGCCGGACGTGTTGATATCCCCTGTGAACCTGTTGAGATCATGACAGGCTTCTCTAACGAAGCTATAATCGAGGCTCTTGGCGGGTCATTCACCCCCCTTGTTGAAGCCATTGCCGCAGGAAAGATACGCGGTGCTGTCGGCATTGTCGGCTGTAATAACCCCAAAATCAAGCAGGACTCACTGAACGTAGGCCTAGCCAAGGAATTGATAAAACGTGACATTCTGGTGCTGGCGACCGGCTGTGTCACAACTGCTGCCGGTAAGGCCGGACTGCTTGTGCCGGAAGCCATTGAAATGGCTGGCCCCGGGCTTAAGGAAGTCTGTGGAGCGCTCGGTATCCCGCCGGTTCTGCATTATGGTTCCTGCGTAGATAACTCACGTATCCTCCAGCTCTGCGCTGCAATCGCCAATGAGCTTAATGTGGATATTTCCGATCTTCCCGTGGGGGCGTCTTCACCGGAATGGTATTCAGAGAAAGCTGCCGCCATCGGTTTGTATGCGGTAGCATCCGGCATCTATACCCATCTCGGACATCCTCCGAACATTCTTGGTTCCGAAACCGTTACCAATATCGCGGTTTCCGGGCTTGAAGATCTGGTTGGGGCAACCTTCTTCATTGAACAGGACCCGGTTAAAACAGCAGAAATGTTTGATGAACGGATCAAAGCAAAGCGTAAGGGACTTGGTTTACCCGAATAG
- a CDS encoding PDZ domain-containing protein, producing MGLEKYLHKNAADSFLRIAIIIAVLTVSGAVVILVLPAPHPKAINYVDATRDIPPADPLNYPHYSFFSTKRHHIFQFGQLHLVHRSYKKQPAAPPPALPPGPDLSNLTLRATMPGAGKSYAIITGINGGTSSLVTLGQIVRESILVEIASGYVVLARNDQNATLKMNSAWDEQAESLLSESGIAEKAGLSFALSASPDVPAGGGNVTVGGLGVNLIPLSDAERKDLGIPSSSGLKVARVVHKGSGLQQGDLLLAVSGRPVSSIPQVSAVLKNKIGKDVFLTIIRKGKPMNVDIKVP from the coding sequence ATGGGCTTGGAAAAGTATCTGCATAAAAACGCAGCGGACAGCTTTTTAAGGATCGCTATTATCATCGCAGTCCTGACGGTTTCAGGGGCTGTGGTCATTCTTGTTCTGCCTGCCCCGCATCCCAAAGCTATAAACTACGTGGATGCTACCCGCGATATCCCCCCGGCTGACCCTCTGAATTATCCCCATTATTCGTTTTTCAGTACCAAGCGGCATCACATTTTTCAGTTCGGACAGCTGCATCTGGTGCACCGTTCATATAAAAAGCAACCTGCTGCGCCGCCGCCAGCTCTTCCTCCGGGCCCGGATCTCTCCAATCTTACCCTGAGGGCAACTATGCCGGGGGCGGGAAAATCATACGCAATCATTACCGGAATCAATGGCGGAACAAGCTCTCTTGTCACATTGGGGCAGATCGTCAGGGAAAGCATACTTGTTGAGATAGCATCCGGTTATGTGGTTCTGGCCCGGAATGATCAGAATGCCACATTAAAAATGAACAGTGCATGGGACGAACAGGCAGAAAGCCTGCTGAGCGAGTCTGGCATTGCAGAAAAAGCCGGTCTGTCCTTTGCTCTTTCCGCTTCTCCTGATGTGCCTGCCGGAGGCGGAAACGTGACGGTCGGCGGTTTGGGAGTGAACCTTATTCCATTGTCTGATGCCGAACGCAAGGATCTGGGAATCCCGTCAAGCAGCGGTCTGAAAGTTGCCCGTGTCGTTCATAAAGGGTCCGGGCTTCAGCAGGGAGATCTGCTGCTGGCGGTCTCGGGAAGACCGGTCAGTTCCATCCCGCAGGTAAGTGCTGTTTTGAAAAACAAGATTGGCAAGGACGTGTTCCTTACAATCATCCGAAAGGGTAAACCCATGAATGTGGATATCAAGGTTCCTTGA
- a CDS encoding GspE/PulE family protein codes for MQENEVNLLPATPHDLSSPDRVRAWWQRLRQAGESEQDALRSTAELLGMEWMELDKTYLAEPGLIQLVPEGFAKNHLLLPLSKEDNGKVRVAVATPFIGTAVSEMEQALDVKVHMVFAPADNLVDALERAYSGEGMEGVFTSLDDDLDSMDDVEDLRDMAQAAPVIRLVNNTFRDAISQGASDIHISPYEDGLEIRFRVDGILHVVNTVPRKYQAAIISRIKIMSNLDIAERRIPQDGRIRLKMEQSDYDIRVASTPTVFGEGVVMRILDKSSIKVDIADVGFEPEMLETWKSLVHRPHGAILVTGPTGSGKTTTLYASLNYIKSPELKIITTEDPVEYQLRGIDQIQVNSKVGLTFAAALRSILRQDPDIIMVGEIRDIETAEIAVQSSLTGHLVLSTLHTNDAPTAVTRLVEMGIAPYLVAPTLAGAMAQRLLRRLCSNCKTQDAEGKWQAVGCDVCDGSGYKGRLGIFEILVNTPAIQTLIQNEASAAEIGAQAQKEGMRTLLQDGLAKAARGLTTEEEVYRMAQDN; via the coding sequence ATGCAGGAAAACGAAGTTAATCTCCTTCCGGCTACTCCGCACGACCTGTCGTCACCCGACAGGGTCAGGGCATGGTGGCAGCGTCTCCGGCAGGCCGGGGAGTCCGAGCAGGATGCCCTCAGAAGCACGGCGGAGTTACTCGGTATGGAATGGATGGAGCTTGATAAGACCTATCTTGCCGAACCGGGGCTGATTCAGCTCGTGCCCGAGGGATTCGCTAAGAACCACCTGCTACTGCCTCTTTCAAAAGAAGATAACGGAAAGGTCAGGGTGGCCGTGGCAACTCCTTTCATCGGTACTGCCGTGTCCGAGATGGAACAGGCTCTGGATGTGAAAGTGCATATGGTCTTCGCCCCGGCTGATAATCTCGTTGATGCCTTGGAGCGGGCCTACTCCGGTGAAGGCATGGAAGGTGTTTTCACCAGTCTGGACGATGATCTTGATTCCATGGATGACGTGGAGGACCTGCGGGATATGGCACAGGCCGCGCCTGTTATCCGACTGGTCAATAATACCTTTCGTGACGCTATTTCACAGGGCGCATCGGATATCCATATTTCTCCTTATGAAGACGGTCTGGAAATACGTTTCCGGGTGGATGGGATTCTGCACGTAGTCAACACCGTCCCCAGAAAGTATCAGGCAGCAATCATTTCCCGCATCAAGATTATGTCCAATCTGGATATTGCCGAACGCCGCATTCCGCAGGACGGGCGTATCCGCCTCAAGATGGAGCAGTCCGATTATGATATACGCGTGGCCTCTACTCCGACGGTATTCGGGGAAGGCGTGGTCATGCGTATTCTCGATAAATCCTCCATCAAAGTTGATATCGCGGATGTCGGCTTTGAACCGGAGATGCTTGAGACATGGAAATCCTTGGTCCACAGACCACATGGTGCAATTCTGGTGACCGGACCGACAGGGTCCGGGAAAACTACCACCCTTTATGCTTCTCTGAACTATATTAAATCACCGGAACTTAAGATCATCACCACTGAAGATCCGGTGGAATACCAGCTGCGCGGTATTGATCAGATACAGGTTAATTCCAAAGTCGGGCTGACTTTTGCTGCGGCTTTGCGAAGTATTCTGCGTCAGGACCCGGATATCATCATGGTCGGGGAAATACGCGACATTGAAACAGCAGAAATCGCGGTCCAGTCATCACTGACAGGTCATCTAGTGCTGTCTACCCTGCATACAAATGACGCTCCTACTGCTGTTACCCGTCTGGTAGAGATGGGCATTGCACCATATCTAGTCGCACCGACTCTTGCCGGGGCTATGGCCCAGCGTCTTCTGCGTCGGCTGTGCTCCAATTGCAAAACGCAGGATGCGGAAGGTAAATGGCAGGCTGTGGGCTGTGACGTCTGCGACGGCTCCGGGTACAAGGGCAGGCTTGGGATTTTTGAAATTCTGGTTAACACCCCGGCCATTCAGACTCTGATCCAGAATGAAGCCAGTGCTGCTGAAATCGGGGCTCAGGCCCAGAAAGAAGGCATGCGTACACTGCTTCAGGACGGTCTTGCCAAGGCGGCTAGAGGGTTGACCACGGAGGAGGAAGTATACCGCATGGCTCAGGATAATTGA
- a CDS encoding protein-tyrosine phosphatase family protein — translation MVYFQKARGISLVAILFLTALFIANVPQVSAESFRITLPGNTYDSFKDYTDVTIWKLENGKIDNATKEFFGGNQSPSDNATTMEVNASYLIQLTSGKMGQNFNCTVNTKSGYTWEIDSSCSSPYNTRGCLGCQYLQAPAGDNYFHALPITHVNPSEQNYWQAYLLDKNGKNLLFRGPNPTLVKNSKESFDFPGLLKALKNRYKIQVGDGNFPDNFIFVDISLINSDLTQPPSTGNPTNGYVLNAEYRFFDSQITNSTAIPPKNSYVNGTVELPASNSSANAKTINGALLWWEIQPIATDSETLGQLVTKIGSLLDSKNSVPYLIYIHCISGCDRTGDVAVAHLLNYRKMNPVDAYNYGTTVFDINDAQHRLAPHSTWRAPLTQFCLNSTQSGENLCQTGCDFPAPAQFPPKNVFPWANATWGCGLNGQ, via the coding sequence ATGGTTTATTTTCAAAAAGCGAGGGGGATTAGTCTTGTCGCCATACTTTTTTTGACCGCTTTGTTCATTGCCAACGTGCCGCAGGTTTCTGCGGAATCTTTCCGGATTACCCTGCCGGGTAACACATATGACAGTTTTAAGGATTATACGGATGTAACTATCTGGAAGCTGGAAAACGGTAAAATTGATAACGCAACAAAGGAATTTTTTGGCGGAAACCAGTCGCCATCGGATAACGCCACAACGATGGAAGTGAACGCCTCATATCTGATACAGCTCACAAGCGGAAAAATGGGCCAGAATTTCAACTGCACTGTAAATACTAAAAGCGGTTACACCTGGGAAATAGATTCTTCATGCTCCTCACCGTACAATACGCGCGGATGTCTGGGTTGCCAGTATCTTCAGGCTCCAGCCGGGGATAATTATTTCCACGCCCTGCCCATCACCCATGTGAACCCTTCCGAACAGAATTACTGGCAGGCTTACCTTTTGGACAAGAACGGCAAGAACCTTCTTTTTCGCGGTCCGAATCCCACTCTGGTTAAAAACAGTAAAGAATCTTTCGATTTTCCGGGGCTCTTGAAAGCTCTCAAGAATCGTTACAAAATACAGGTCGGAGATGGAAATTTCCCGGATAATTTTATTTTCGTTGATATCAGCCTTATCAACTCCGATCTGACCCAACCTCCTTCAACCGGAAATCCCACCAACGGATATGTTCTTAACGCGGAGTACAGGTTTTTTGATTCTCAAATTACCAATTCCACGGCAATTCCACCTAAGAACAGTTATGTAAACGGAACAGTGGAACTCCCTGCAAGTAACAGTTCAGCGAATGCGAAAACGATCAACGGTGCGCTTTTGTGGTGGGAGATTCAGCCTATTGCGACTGATTCAGAAACCCTCGGACAGCTTGTTACTAAAATAGGGTCGTTGCTGGATAGTAAGAACTCTGTTCCATACCTGATTTATATCCACTGCATTTCCGGGTGTGACCGCACCGGAGATGTTGCTGTTGCCCATCTGCTTAACTACAGAAAAATGAACCCCGTGGATGCCTATAATTATGGTACAACTGTGTTTGATATCAACGATGCTCAGCATCGTTTGGCTCCGCACAGCACTTGGAGGGCTCCGCTGACCCAGTTCTGCTTAAACAGCACCCAGTCCGGGGAGAATCTATGTCAAACTGGATGCGATTTTCCCGCTCCGGCTCAGTTTCCGCCTAAGAATGTGTTCCCCTGGGCTAACGCCACCTGGGGTTGCGGCTTGAACGGACAATAA
- a CDS encoding type II secretion system F family protein, with translation MATFSYTAIKDGQQLSGEMEAADISAVQRELAGQGSRVLRVERKGSSAGEEGKAGSKGQSLFGGRISYKQVTSFTRQFATLLGSSLPLVRALSFLQDQNAGTMLGEVITTVNSRVREGMPLSRALSEYPKHFDTLYISLVAAGEAGGMLDQAMDRLAFMREAQEDLRSKVSGAMIYPVIMLVAMVGAITTMMLLVVPRFAQMFSSMGQKLPIATRILIEISDVLQQTWWLMPLTLAIVIPAWKKIGSTAAGRMRIDSGKLKIPGLGPLVIQVSMARWCRTLGTLIGSGVPLMSALQSSAGVTGNVAVSKVVAQATSEVREGSKLATPLKQSEVIPAYVTEMISMGEESGSLDTMLGKIAEHYEREVDQLVKNLTSMLEPVMILVMGAVVGFIVMAILLPVFQMQLMAG, from the coding sequence ATGGCAACGTTCAGTTATACAGCGATCAAAGATGGTCAGCAGCTTTCCGGTGAAATGGAAGCGGCTGATATCTCGGCTGTTCAGCGTGAACTTGCCGGGCAGGGATCGCGGGTGCTCCGGGTGGAGCGCAAGGGCAGTTCCGCGGGCGAGGAAGGTAAGGCTGGGTCTAAAGGGCAATCCCTTTTCGGCGGCCGGATAAGCTACAAGCAGGTGACATCCTTCACCCGTCAATTTGCCACTTTACTGGGGTCCAGCCTTCCACTTGTGCGAGCCTTGTCCTTTTTGCAGGACCAGAATGCCGGAACCATGCTGGGGGAGGTCATAACCACGGTAAATTCCCGTGTGCGTGAGGGAATGCCCTTGTCTCGGGCATTGTCGGAATACCCCAAGCATTTTGACACCCTCTATATTTCATTAGTGGCAGCAGGTGAGGCCGGAGGAATGCTTGATCAGGCCATGGACAGGCTGGCCTTCATGCGTGAAGCTCAGGAGGATCTGCGTTCCAAGGTTTCCGGGGCCATGATCTATCCGGTTATCATGCTTGTGGCCATGGTCGGGGCGATAACAACCATGATGCTGCTCGTGGTTCCAAGATTTGCTCAGATGTTTTCCAGCATGGGCCAGAAGCTGCCTATCGCCACACGTATTCTCATCGAAATTTCAGATGTTCTGCAACAGACATGGTGGCTGATGCCGCTGACGCTGGCGATCGTTATCCCTGCATGGAAGAAAATTGGCTCTACTGCCGCGGGGCGTATGCGTATTGATTCCGGAAAGCTGAAAATACCTGGCTTGGGGCCTCTTGTGATTCAGGTCAGCATGGCTAGGTGGTGCCGCACTCTCGGAACCTTGATCGGTTCTGGTGTTCCGCTTATGTCCGCACTGCAATCCAGTGCCGGAGTTACCGGAAATGTCGCCGTATCAAAAGTCGTAGCACAAGCCACATCCGAGGTTCGTGAGGGCAGCAAACTAGCTACTCCGCTCAAGCAAAGCGAGGTAATTCCCGCTTATGTAACGGAAATGATTTCCATGGGAGAGGAGTCCGGTTCTCTGGATACCATGCTGGGAAAAATTGCTGAACATTACGAACGCGAAGTGGATCAGTTGGTCAAAAACCTAACCTCCATGCTCGAACCGGTTATGATTCTGGTGATGGGTGCGGTGGTCGGGTTTATTGTTATGGCAATCCTGCTGCCTGTATTTCAGATGCAGCTCATGGCAGGGTAA
- a CDS encoding Crp/Fnr family transcriptional regulator — protein MKFSGVNLLDELAKPDLADLRAIFNERAYSKGAVMFAPEETDLVFVVAKGRVRIYLAYEDKEFTLGILNPGDIYSTHSGCYIQALDDVALLTTGVREVKKIMDSVPLFTRTMVRVLGHILKNSFSIIGGLAFKDIYNRLMDYMLTEAHDNGVEQDDGGVLVTINLTIEQLSQLLGATRQTVSTLINDMVRADLVEKRGRGQYLIVSMEDLARAAGR, from the coding sequence ATGAAGTTTTCCGGCGTCAATCTTCTTGATGAACTGGCCAAACCTGATCTGGCCGATCTGCGCGCAATTTTCAATGAAAGGGCCTACTCCAAAGGGGCGGTTATGTTTGCGCCAGAAGAAACAGATTTGGTATTTGTTGTGGCCAAAGGGCGTGTTCGTATTTATCTGGCCTATGAGGATAAGGAGTTCACTCTGGGTATCCTCAATCCCGGAGACATCTATTCCACCCATTCCGGCTGCTATATTCAAGCCTTGGATGATGTCGCCCTGTTGACTACCGGAGTCAGGGAAGTCAAAAAAATTATGGATTCGGTTCCGCTTTTTACGCGTACCATGGTCAGGGTTCTGGGACATATTCTCAAGAATTCGTTTTCAATCATCGGCGGCCTCGCTTTCAAGGATATCTATAACCGTCTCATGGACTATATGCTAACTGAAGCCCATGACAATGGTGTGGAGCAGGATGATGGCGGCGTTCTCGTGACCATTAATCTCACCATCGAACAGCTGTCACAGCTGCTGGGCGCAACCCGCCAAACCGTTTCAACCCTGATAAATGATATGGTCCGTGCGGACCTTGTGGAAAAACGCGGGCGCGGACAGTATCTGATTGTCAGCATGGAGGATCTGGCGCGGGCGGCAGGACGCTAA